A region from the Pseudomonas promysalinigenes genome encodes:
- a CDS encoding AraC family transcriptional regulator yields MRDSDTVAVYFLNAMLHALRDQPELLQARLRDVGIDPAVLGQPQGRVPAKAFARLWLEMIELLGDEFFRLDSHGMPLGSFALICRGLIHEPNLEKALRQCISGFALFLRDLRGSLTLRAGRAVISVQSQITDPLTRVYAEETYLVLVIGLLCWLAGRRISIDRTELAVARPPQDDDALLWGPDLRLGSGRTEVEFDSAWLRLPVIQDLPALKTFLRSAPQGLVIRFRNNSGLVAKVYRHLRARHYGQWPTLAVMAEQQGVSASTFRRQLEREGRSYQQIKDEVRRAMAFERLRDGTLSIAEIAEQAGFQEPSAFHRAFKKWTGYSPGSYRTRLAGAAELSPAGLLPTS; encoded by the coding sequence ATGCGCGATAGCGATACGGTCGCGGTGTATTTTCTCAATGCCATGCTGCACGCCTTGCGCGACCAACCTGAACTGCTCCAGGCCCGCCTGCGGGATGTGGGCATCGACCCTGCCGTGCTTGGCCAGCCACAAGGGCGGGTGCCGGCCAAGGCTTTCGCTCGCCTGTGGTTGGAAATGATCGAGCTGCTGGGCGACGAGTTCTTTCGCTTAGATAGCCACGGCATGCCGCTGGGCAGCTTTGCCCTGATCTGCCGTGGTTTAATTCATGAGCCGAACCTGGAAAAGGCCTTGCGCCAGTGCATAAGCGGCTTTGCCCTGTTCCTTCGCGACCTGCGTGGCAGCCTGACGCTGCGCGCAGGGCGCGCGGTGATCAGCGTGCAGTCGCAGATCACCGACCCGCTGACCCGGGTGTACGCCGAGGAAACCTATCTGGTGCTGGTGATCGGGCTGTTGTGCTGGCTGGCCGGGCGGCGCATCAGCATCGACCGCACCGAGCTGGCAGTGGCGCGCCCGCCCCAGGACGATGACGCGCTGCTGTGGGGGCCGGACCTTCGCCTGGGCAGTGGGCGCACCGAGGTCGAGTTCGACAGTGCATGGCTGCGCTTACCCGTGATACAAGACCTGCCAGCATTGAAGACCTTCTTGCGCAGTGCGCCACAAGGCCTGGTCATTCGTTTTCGCAATAACAGTGGCCTGGTAGCCAAGGTCTACCGGCACTTGCGCGCCCGGCACTACGGGCAATGGCCGACATTGGCAGTCATGGCCGAGCAGCAAGGGGTCAGTGCCAGCACCTTTCGCCGCCAGCTCGAGCGAGAAGGGCGCTCCTATCAGCAGATCAAGGATGAAGTGCGCCGCGCAATGGCTTTCGAGCGCCTGCGCGACGGTACGCTGAGCATCGCTGAAATTGCCGAGCAGGCAGGTTTTCAGGAGCCCAGCGCGTTCCACCGAGCGTTCAAGAAGTGGACCGGGTACAGTCCCGGCAGTTACCGGACCCGTTTGGCAGGGGCTGCTGAGCTCAGTCCTGCAGGTCTGCTGCCAACATCTTGA
- a CDS encoding catalase, which produces MNPSRYPALTLLCASVLASPALLAMPLTRDNGAVVGENQHSLTAGAAGPTLLQDVQLIQKLQRFDRERIPERVVHARGTGAHGEFTATEDLSALTTAPLFTPGEKTPVFVRFSSVVHGLHSPETLRDPRGFATRFYTSAGNWDLVGNNFPTFFIRDAIKFPDMVHAFKPDPRNNLGNDARRFDLFSHMPEATRTLTLLYSNEGTPKSYRYMDGNSVHAYKFVNAQGEPTYVKFRWKSLQGRENLDPKAVEQIQGKNFSHMTEDLVGAIATGDYPKWDLYIQTLRPEQLADFDFDPLDATKIWPDVPERRVGQMVLNRNVGNFFQETEQVALAPSNLIKGIEPSEDRLLQGRLFAYADTQMYRVGANAGSLPINQPRVRVNNGNQDGALNPNRTRDMVNYQPSRLQPRSTSDSARHSQLALSGSTQQQGISREQNFKQAGELYRAYSKSEQRDLVNSFGQSLMAADDQSKHIILSFLYKADADYGTRVAKVAGGDLKRVKMLAADLQD; this is translated from the coding sequence ATGAACCCCTCCCGCTACCCTGCGCTGACGCTGCTGTGCGCCAGTGTGCTTGCAAGCCCAGCACTGCTGGCCATGCCCTTGACCCGCGATAATGGCGCGGTAGTGGGTGAGAATCAGCATTCCCTGACCGCAGGTGCCGCTGGCCCAACCTTGCTGCAGGATGTGCAACTTATCCAGAAGCTTCAACGATTCGACCGCGAACGGATACCCGAGCGTGTGGTGCATGCGCGTGGCACGGGGGCCCATGGCGAGTTCACCGCCACCGAAGACCTGTCTGCACTGACCACAGCGCCGTTATTTACCCCAGGTGAAAAAACGCCAGTGTTCGTGCGCTTTTCGTCGGTAGTACATGGCCTGCACTCGCCGGAAACCCTGCGCGACCCGCGCGGTTTTGCCACCCGCTTCTACACTTCGGCGGGCAACTGGGACCTGGTTGGCAACAACTTTCCAACGTTCTTTATCCGCGACGCCATCAAATTCCCGGACATGGTCCATGCCTTCAAGCCAGACCCGCGCAACAACCTGGGCAACGATGCCCGGCGCTTCGACCTGTTCTCGCACATGCCAGAGGCCACTCGCACCCTGACTTTGCTGTACTCCAACGAAGGCACACCGAAAAGCTACCGGTACATGGATGGCAACAGCGTCCATGCCTACAAGTTCGTCAACGCCCAGGGCGAGCCCACCTACGTGAAGTTTCGCTGGAAGAGCCTGCAAGGCCGGGAAAACCTCGACCCCAAGGCTGTTGAACAGATCCAAGGCAAGAACTTCAGTCACATGACCGAAGACTTGGTGGGCGCCATTGCCACTGGCGACTACCCCAAGTGGGACTTGTACATCCAGACACTGCGCCCCGAGCAGCTGGCCGATTTCGATTTCGACCCGCTGGATGCCACCAAAATCTGGCCTGACGTGCCCGAGCGTCGGGTTGGGCAGATGGTGCTCAACCGTAATGTCGGCAACTTTTTCCAGGAAACCGAGCAGGTCGCACTGGCACCTTCGAACCTGATCAAGGGCATCGAGCCCTCCGAAGACCGGTTGTTGCAGGGCCGGCTTTTCGCCTATGCCGACACCCAGATGTACCGTGTAGGTGCCAACGCCGGTAGCCTGCCGATCAACCAGCCACGGGTGCGGGTCAACAATGGCAATCAGGACGGTGCGCTGAACCCCAATCGGACCCGCGACATGGTCAACTACCAGCCCAGCCGCCTACAGCCGCGCAGCACAAGCGACTCGGCGCGCCACAGCCAACTGGCCTTGAGCGGCAGCACTCAGCAACAGGGGATCAGCCGCGAGCAGAACTTCAAGCAGGCCGGTGAGCTTTACCGCGCCTATTCGAAAAGCGAGCAACGCGACCTGGTCAACAGCTTTGGCCAATCGCTGATGGCTGCCGATGACCAGAGCAAGCACATCATCCTGTCATTCCTGTACAAAGCCGATGCCGACTATGGTACTCGGGTAGCGAAGGTAGCTGGCGGCGACCTGAAGCGGGTCAAGATGTTGGCAGCAGACCTGCAGGACTGA
- a CDS encoding WYL domain-containing protein produces MPSHPTRHTIARQWQLLKLLPDRHPGMSSTQLQAALARAGHKTSKRTVERDLNELAMLFPLHCNSKGMPYGWYWQPGLSLNGAEQLQPDALCPSQQIELHAWVDDGLARRLEGQPLSADMHLAHQDDGGAMLAATVQDSRALMGWLLSQASSIKVKAPETLRLSLIAQLRQSLALNDEGY; encoded by the coding sequence GTGCCCAGCCATCCAACCCGCCACACCATCGCCAGACAATGGCAGCTGCTCAAACTGCTCCCCGACCGCCATCCCGGAATGAGCTCCACGCAGTTGCAGGCCGCGCTGGCACGGGCTGGGCACAAGACCAGCAAGCGCACCGTGGAGCGCGACCTCAACGAGCTGGCAATGCTGTTCCCGCTGCACTGCAATAGCAAAGGCATGCCTTACGGCTGGTATTGGCAGCCCGGCCTTAGCTTGAACGGCGCAGAGCAGCTACAGCCGGACGCGCTTTGCCCATCCCAGCAGATCGAGCTGCATGCCTGGGTCGATGATGGCTTGGCCCGTCGCCTGGAAGGCCAGCCGCTGTCCGCTGACATGCATCTTGCCCACCAAGATGATGGCGGAGCAATGCTCGCGGCCACGGTCCAAGACAGCCGAGCGCTGATGGGCTGGCTGCTCTCCCAGGCCAGCTCGATCAAGGTAAAGGCGCCAGAAACGCTGCGCCTGTCATTGATCGCACAGCTTCGCCAGAGCCTGGCCTTGAACGACGAAGGGTATTGA
- a CDS encoding LysR family transcriptional regulator, with translation MPDRLLNDRLDWNLLRTFRVIGQELSISRAAARLHLTQPAVSQALKRLEEQLGRQLIARRGPRFVLTEVGEQLFQLAGEVYGQMSQIGGLLEQPADELVGRVRLLMISRIVSARFDDMLADFHRQHPRVDLEIDVMRSSDIVAALQEKTATAGLSLYRRPQPRLEQRLFLRQRYAFFCGKHHALFGQPEGNLQRENFVSFTSDQIGGMLSPLAIFRDQQGFSGRIVASSPSLEEVRRLVIAGFGIGCLPEHVVAADVAAGLLWKLPPVEGIADVDIHLLWNKDQRLSRAEVLFIEALQHSLIETNP, from the coding sequence ATGCCCGACCGTCTACTCAACGACCGCCTCGATTGGAACCTGCTGCGCACCTTTCGCGTCATCGGCCAAGAGCTGTCCATCAGCCGCGCCGCCGCGCGCCTGCACCTGACTCAACCTGCCGTCAGCCAGGCGCTCAAACGCCTTGAAGAGCAGCTTGGGCGCCAGCTTATCGCTCGCCGAGGCCCACGCTTTGTATTGACCGAAGTGGGCGAGCAGCTTTTTCAACTGGCCGGCGAGGTCTACGGCCAGATGTCACAAATCGGCGGCCTGCTGGAGCAGCCGGCCGATGAACTGGTGGGCAGGGTGCGCTTGCTGATGATCAGCCGCATCGTCAGCGCGCGCTTCGATGACATGCTTGCGGATTTCCACCGCCAGCACCCCAGGGTCGATCTGGAAATCGATGTGATGCGCAGCTCCGACATCGTCGCTGCCCTACAGGAGAAGACCGCCACCGCCGGGCTGAGCCTCTATCGCCGACCGCAGCCACGGCTGGAGCAGCGGCTATTCCTGCGCCAGCGTTATGCGTTTTTCTGCGGCAAGCATCATGCGTTGTTCGGCCAGCCTGAGGGCAACCTGCAGCGGGAGAATTTCGTTAGTTTCACCAGCGACCAGATCGGCGGGATGCTGTCGCCGCTCGCCATCTTCCGCGATCAGCAGGGCTTTTCCGGGCGGATCGTGGCGTCTTCGCCAAGCCTTGAAGAAGTGCGGCGGCTGGTGATTGCCGGGTTCGGCATTGGTTGCCTGCCCGAGCATGTGGTGGCAGCGGATGTAGCGGCTGGTTTGCTGTGGAAACTACCACCGGTGGAGGGCATCGCCGATGTCGATATCCACTTGTTGTGGAACAAAGACCAAAGGTTAAGCCGCGCCGAAGTGCTGTTCATCGAGGCGCTGCAGCACAGCCTGATAGAAACGAATCCTTGA
- a CDS encoding MFS transporter: MKPAASPQPRRAAAAAFIGTMIEWYDFYIYATAAALVFGDLFFPSDNSLFSTMAAFGTFAVGFFARPLGGIVFGHMGDRIGRKKSLVITLLMMGIVTVCIGLLPTYAQIGAAAPVLLIILRVVQGIAVGGEWGGAVLMAGEHAPTGRRNFFASFAQLGSPAGLILSLLAFGAVTRLPEAELMSWGWRVPFLASALLLLVGLAIRLGVNESPEFIASREQAARAKLAEQAPVLEVLRTAWRPLLLCIGANTLGIAGVYFTNTFMISYTTQQLHLERSLILECLFFVAVIQFCVQPLAAWLSEKLGATRFLALVAGLAMASPYPMFVLVSTGQGPLIVLGIALAAACMASFYAVIAGYVSGMFETRVRYTAISLAYQVCGALAGGLTPLIGTWLAHSFTGQWWPMAVFYTLIATLSLVCVLALARQYARSQRLGLV, from the coding sequence ATGAAGCCCGCCGCTTCGCCCCAGCCGCGCCGCGCTGCCGCCGCCGCATTCATCGGTACCATGATCGAGTGGTACGACTTTTACATTTACGCCACCGCTGCCGCCCTGGTATTCGGGGACTTGTTTTTCCCCTCCGATAACAGCCTGTTCAGCACCATGGCCGCGTTCGGCACCTTCGCCGTGGGCTTCTTTGCCCGGCCACTGGGCGGCATCGTGTTCGGCCACATGGGCGACCGCATTGGCCGCAAGAAGTCGCTGGTCATCACCCTGTTGATGATGGGCATCGTCACCGTGTGCATCGGCCTGTTGCCGACCTATGCGCAGATCGGCGCTGCCGCTCCGGTGCTGCTGATCATCCTGCGCGTGGTCCAAGGGATCGCCGTGGGCGGCGAGTGGGGCGGGGCGGTGTTGATGGCTGGCGAACATGCGCCCACGGGCCGGCGTAATTTCTTCGCCTCGTTCGCCCAGCTGGGCAGCCCGGCAGGCCTGATCTTGTCGCTGCTGGCATTTGGCGCGGTGACTCGCCTGCCAGAAGCAGAATTGATGAGTTGGGGCTGGCGTGTGCCGTTTCTGGCCAGCGCTCTGTTGCTGCTGGTGGGCCTGGCGATTCGCCTAGGGGTCAACGAGTCGCCAGAATTCATCGCCAGCCGCGAGCAGGCGGCCCGAGCCAAACTCGCCGAGCAGGCGCCAGTACTGGAGGTGCTGCGCACCGCCTGGCGCCCACTGCTGCTTTGCATAGGTGCCAATACCTTGGGTATCGCTGGGGTCTATTTCACCAACACCTTCATGATCAGCTACACCACCCAGCAACTGCACCTTGAGCGCTCGCTGATCCTCGAATGCCTGTTCTTCGTGGCCGTCATCCAGTTCTGCGTGCAGCCGCTGGCCGCCTGGCTGTCGGAAAAGCTTGGTGCCACCCGCTTCCTGGCCTTGGTCGCAGGATTGGCAATGGCCTCGCCGTACCCGATGTTCGTGCTGGTCAGCACCGGCCAAGGCCCGCTGATCGTGCTCGGCATCGCCTTGGCTGCAGCGTGCATGGCGTCGTTCTACGCGGTGATCGCCGGCTATGTCAGCGGCATGTTCGAAACCCGGGTGCGCTATACCGCGATTTCACTGGCCTACCAGGTGTGCGGTGCCCTTGCCGGTGGCCTGACCCCGCTGATCGGTACCTGGCTGGCCCACAGTTTCACTGGCCAATGGTGGCCGATGGCCGTGTTCTACACGCTGATCGCCACCCTTTCGCTGGTCTGCGTGCTCGCCCTGGCGCGTCAGTACGCCCGTAGCCAGCGCCTGGGGCTGGTCTGA
- a CDS encoding Zn-dependent hydrolase produces MLKSNGERLWASLMAMAEIGATARGGSCRLALSDEDKAGRELFSHWCREAGLTLSVDAIGNLFARRAGSDPGAAPVMMGSHLDTQPEGGRFDGVYGVLAGLEVVRRLNDLNIHTRKPLEIAVWTNEEGARFTPAMFGSAVFTGTLALEQALAIRDADGISVADELQRTGYAGQRPLGGQVDAYFEAHIEQGPILEDNAKAIGVVSGGQAIRWLDVTVQGMAAHAGTTPMPLRKDALYGAAQMIQLVERLAADHAPHGLTTVGELTIAKSSRNTIPGVLRFTVDLRHHRDDTLEAMERDLALKLQAIASQRGLQVRIERHWASPATPFDPDCVAAVQQAVDGLGYAQQSIVSGAGHDAILLARYCPTAMAFIPCVGGLSHNEAEDVLPEHARQGVDVLLNAVLARAGQVAQGEA; encoded by the coding sequence ATGTTGAAAAGCAATGGCGAACGCCTGTGGGCTAGCCTGATGGCCATGGCCGAAATCGGCGCCACGGCCCGTGGCGGCAGCTGCCGCCTGGCCCTGAGCGACGAAGACAAAGCCGGTCGCGAACTGTTCAGCCACTGGTGCCGCGAGGCGGGCCTGACGCTGTCGGTGGATGCCATCGGCAACCTGTTCGCGCGCCGCGCCGGTAGCGACCCGGGCGCCGCGCCGGTGATGATGGGCAGCCACCTCGACACCCAACCCGAAGGCGGCCGTTTCGATGGTGTCTATGGGGTGCTGGCTGGCCTTGAGGTGGTGCGCCGCCTCAACGACCTAAACATCCACACCCGCAAGCCGCTGGAAATCGCAGTGTGGACCAACGAAGAGGGCGCCCGCTTCACCCCGGCCATGTTCGGCTCGGCGGTGTTCACCGGCACCCTGGCCCTGGAGCAGGCGCTGGCCATACGTGATGCCGATGGTATCAGCGTCGCCGACGAGTTGCAGCGCACCGGCTATGCCGGTCAGCGCCCGCTGGGCGGCCAGGTCGATGCCTACTTCGAGGCACATATCGAACAAGGCCCGATCCTTGAAGACAATGCCAAGGCCATCGGTGTGGTCAGCGGTGGGCAGGCCATCCGCTGGCTGGACGTCACAGTCCAAGGCATGGCCGCTCACGCCGGTACCACACCGATGCCGCTGCGAAAGGACGCTCTCTACGGTGCTGCGCAGATGATCCAATTGGTCGAGCGGTTGGCGGCTGATCATGCGCCGCACGGCCTGACCACCGTGGGTGAACTGACGATCGCCAAGTCCTCGCGCAATACCATCCCCGGTGTGCTGCGCTTTACCGTCGACCTGCGCCATCACCGCGACGACACCCTCGAGGCCATGGAGCGCGACCTGGCCTTGAAGCTACAGGCCATCGCCAGCCAGCGCGGCTTGCAGGTTCGTATCGAGCGCCACTGGGCCAGCCCGGCCACCCCGTTCGACCCTGACTGCGTGGCCGCCGTGCAGCAGGCGGTGGACGGCCTGGGCTACGCGCAACAGTCCATCGTCAGCGGTGCGGGCCACGACGCCATCCTGCTGGCCCGCTATTGCCCGACGGCGATGGCGTTCATCCCCTGCGTCGGCGGCTTGAGCCACAACGAAGCCGAAGACGTCTTGCCCGAGCATGCCCGCCAGGGTGTCGACGTGCTGCTCAATGCCGTGCTGGCGCGCGCCGGCCAGGTCGCACAAGGAGAAGCCTGA
- a CDS encoding histone deacetylase family protein, producing the protein MRCYFHPEQLLHHPRSYYSRGAMRTPQEVPDRARHLLHAVKDLDFDIRQPEDAGLKPLKAVHGQAYLAFLEQAHARWKEVPEDWGEEVMSNIFVREPNALRGILAQAGRYLADGSCPIGENTWRSAYWSAQSAVAAAKAILDGEPAAYALCRPPGHHARFDAAGGFCYINNAAVAAQALRSRYSRVAILDTDMHHGQGIQEIFYERDDVLYVSTHGDPTNFYPAVAGFEGERGRGAGTGYNLNLPMAHGASEADFMGQLQIALDAVKDFGAQVLVLSLGFDIYELDPQSKVAVTTQGFAALGERIRALGLPCVIVQEGGYHLESLEANARAFFAQKADWR; encoded by the coding sequence ATGCGTTGCTACTTTCACCCCGAACAGCTGTTGCACCATCCGCGCAGCTACTACTCGCGCGGCGCCATGCGTACCCCACAGGAAGTCCCCGACCGTGCCCGGCATCTGCTCCACGCCGTCAAGGACCTGGATTTTGACATCCGCCAGCCCGAAGACGCAGGCCTAAAGCCGCTGAAGGCAGTGCATGGTCAGGCCTACCTGGCGTTTCTCGAACAGGCCCATGCGCGCTGGAAGGAAGTGCCCGAGGACTGGGGCGAAGAGGTGATGTCGAACATCTTCGTGCGCGAGCCCAACGCCCTGCGCGGCATCCTCGCCCAGGCTGGGCGCTATCTGGCTGATGGCAGCTGCCCGATAGGGGAAAATACCTGGCGTTCGGCCTACTGGTCAGCGCAGAGCGCAGTGGCTGCCGCCAAGGCCATTCTCGATGGTGAGCCGGCGGCCTATGCTTTGTGCCGGCCACCAGGGCACCATGCGCGGTTCGATGCGGCGGGTGGATTCTGCTACATCAACAATGCTGCCGTGGCGGCCCAGGCCCTGCGCAGCCGCTACAGCCGTGTAGCGATACTCGATACCGACATGCACCACGGGCAGGGGATTCAAGAGATCTTCTACGAACGCGACGATGTGCTGTACGTGTCGACCCATGGTGACCCGACCAACTTCTACCCTGCAGTTGCCGGGTTCGAGGGCGAGCGCGGCAGGGGGGCGGGGACGGGATACAACCTCAACCTGCCGATGGCGCACGGGGCTAGCGAGGCAGACTTCATGGGGCAGTTGCAGATTGCGCTGGATGCGGTGAAGGATTTTGGCGCCCAGGTGCTGGTGTTGTCACTTGGGTTCGATATCTATGAGCTGGATCCGCAGAGCAAGGTGGCGGTGACGACGCAGGGGTTTGCGGCGTTGGGTGAGCGGATTCGGGCGTTGGGTTTGCCATGTGTGATTGTGCAGGAGGGGGGGTATCACCTGGAGAGTTTGGAGGCGAATGCGCGGGCGTTCTTTGCGCAAAAGGCTGACTGGCGATAA
- a CDS encoding PLP-dependent aminotransferase family protein encodes MFELHPDASTPLVNQIIDGLRELIDNQTLKPGAKVPSIRAFAASYSVSTFTVVEAYDRLVAQGLLVSKGNAGFFVNRAAAELLDTHSAEADATRPSFNSEWYLQQIFETRQLPFKPGCGWLPNEWMYEEGLRRGLRQVAGSPLELSGYGDPMGLPELRALTAQNLQQELSIVCNPAQLMLTHGASQALDLAVRTLVRPGDVVLVDDPGYPNLMSILRTQGATLVGVPRTPNGYDLNQLEQLLTHHRPTAFFTQPHLHSPTCSRTPLPQLHRLLQLASQHGFRLVENNLYADMVAEPQPCLASLDHLQQVVYVGSYSKSISPNVRVGYLLANPQLSQNLLHLKMRSGLTTSQVMERVVYAAIIDGRWRKHLKRLRQRLADAHQAVGRHLHRLGFELFTESDEGMYIWTRHPAILDSAALLDDALEKGIMLGPGQLFMVDAQATGWMRFNVAFSTDPAMWELLEKVLVKHVRRGGAR; translated from the coding sequence ATGTTCGAACTACATCCAGACGCTTCCACGCCGTTGGTCAATCAGATCATCGACGGCCTGCGCGAGCTGATCGATAACCAGACCCTCAAGCCCGGCGCCAAGGTGCCATCTATCCGGGCGTTCGCTGCGAGCTACTCGGTGAGTACCTTTACCGTGGTAGAGGCGTACGACCGGCTGGTGGCTCAAGGTCTGCTGGTGAGCAAGGGCAATGCCGGGTTCTTTGTCAATCGGGCCGCAGCGGAACTGCTGGACACTCACAGCGCTGAGGCCGACGCCACTCGACCATCGTTCAACTCCGAATGGTACCTGCAGCAGATCTTCGAAACCCGCCAGCTGCCATTCAAACCTGGTTGTGGATGGCTGCCCAATGAATGGATGTACGAGGAAGGTTTGCGCCGCGGCCTGCGTCAGGTGGCCGGCAGCCCGCTGGAACTTTCAGGCTACGGCGACCCGATGGGCCTTCCAGAGCTACGGGCGCTGACGGCGCAGAACCTGCAGCAGGAGCTGTCGATCGTCTGCAACCCGGCGCAGCTGATGTTGACCCACGGTGCCAGCCAGGCACTGGACCTGGCCGTGCGCACCTTGGTAAGGCCGGGTGACGTGGTGCTGGTGGACGACCCAGGCTACCCCAATCTGATGAGCATCTTGCGTACCCAAGGGGCAACCCTGGTCGGCGTGCCACGCACCCCGAACGGCTATGACCTCAATCAGCTGGAACAGCTGCTGACCCACCACCGCCCTACCGCGTTCTTCACTCAGCCGCACCTGCATAGCCCGACCTGCTCACGCACCCCGCTGCCACAGCTGCACCGCTTGCTGCAGTTGGCCAGCCAACACGGCTTCCGCCTGGTGGAAAACAACCTGTATGCCGACATGGTCGCCGAGCCGCAACCCTGCCTGGCCAGCCTCGACCATCTGCAGCAGGTGGTGTACGTGGGCAGCTACTCAAAGAGTATTTCGCCCAATGTCCGGGTCGGCTATTTGCTGGCCAACCCGCAGTTGTCACAAAACTTGCTGCACCTGAAGATGCGCTCGGGGCTGACCACGTCGCAGGTGATGGAGCGCGTGGTGTATGCCGCGATCATCGACGGGCGTTGGCGCAAGCACCTCAAGCGTCTGCGCCAGCGGCTGGCCGACGCGCATCAGGCCGTTGGCCGGCATTTACATCGGTTGGGCTTCGAGCTGTTCACCGAATCGGATGAAGGCATGTACATCTGGACCCGGCACCCGGCCATTTTGGACAGTGCTGCTTTGCTGGACGATGCCTTGGAGAAAGGCATCATGCTCGGGCCCGGGCAGTTGTTCATGGTCGATGCCCAGGCCACCGGGTGGATGCGGTTCAATGTTGCATTCAGTACGGATCCGGCGATGTGGGAGCTTTTGGAGAAAGTGCTGGTCAAGCATGTGAGGCGCGGTGGGGCAAGGTAG
- a CDS encoding amino acid permease — translation MDATSTTTSAKGEHESKLSASLKSRHLTMMSIAGVIGGALFVGSGSVIHSAGPAAVLAYLAGGILVVLIMRMLGEMATSSPDTGSFSTYADRAIGRWAGFTIGWLYWWYWVILMAWEAYVAGKILHGFFPDVSVNVFVLATTLLLITVNFFNVKHYGEFEFWFALIKVVAIVCFLVVCTAAVMNIWQFGEVRGITHLTAEGFMPNGITTVIGALLGVMFAFLGAEIVTIAASEAKDPATQIVKATNSVVWRVCLFYVGSIFLIVCLVPWNDPQLGVSGYGAYRRTLELLGVPHAELLMNFVVLTSVSSCLISGHYTASRMLFSLAQRGDAPSFFKITRAGTGVPVYAIIGSCMVAVVCALINFSETLRPKDVLETLMNTTGMIALLVYLVIAFSQLRMRRKLIAEGKEVRLKMWLFPWLTYLVIAFIIAALVTMAFMPDYQILVISTGIAAALVVAMGVVHQIRSGKQQH, via the coding sequence ATGGACGCAACATCCACAACCACCTCCGCCAAAGGCGAGCACGAGAGCAAGCTCAGTGCCTCGCTTAAGTCGCGCCACCTGACGATGATGTCGATCGCTGGGGTGATCGGCGGCGCCTTGTTCGTCGGCTCCGGCAGCGTGATCCACAGCGCCGGCCCAGCGGCCGTACTGGCCTACCTGGCCGGGGGCATCCTGGTGGTGCTGATCATGCGCATGCTCGGCGAAATGGCGACATCCTCGCCCGACACCGGCTCGTTCTCGACCTATGCTGACCGTGCCATCGGCCGTTGGGCTGGCTTCACCATCGGCTGGCTGTACTGGTGGTACTGGGTCATCCTGATGGCCTGGGAAGCGTACGTGGCGGGCAAGATCCTCCATGGCTTCTTCCCCGACGTCAGCGTCAACGTGTTCGTGCTGGCCACCACGCTGCTGCTGATCACTGTCAACTTCTTCAACGTCAAGCACTACGGTGAGTTCGAATTCTGGTTCGCGCTGATCAAGGTCGTGGCGATCGTCTGCTTCCTGGTGGTTTGTACCGCCGCAGTGATGAACATCTGGCAGTTCGGTGAGGTGCGGGGCATCACCCACCTGACCGCCGAGGGTTTCATGCCCAATGGCATCACCACCGTGATCGGTGCGTTGCTTGGGGTGATGTTCGCCTTCCTGGGTGCCGAGATCGTCACCATCGCCGCATCCGAAGCCAAGGACCCTGCTACCCAGATCGTCAAAGCCACCAACTCGGTGGTATGGCGAGTGTGCCTGTTCTACGTGGGCTCGATCTTCCTGATCGTCTGCCTGGTGCCATGGAACGACCCGCAACTGGGCGTTTCCGGCTACGGCGCGTACCGCCGCACCCTGGAGCTGTTGGGTGTACCGCACGCTGAACTGCTGATGAATTTCGTGGTGCTGACGTCGGTGAGCAGTTGCCTTATCTCGGGCCATTACACTGCTTCGCGCATGCTGTTCTCCCTGGCCCAGCGCGGTGATGCGCCATCGTTCTTCAAGATCACCCGCGCCGGTACCGGTGTGCCGGTATACGCCATCATCGGCTCCTGCATGGTGGCGGTGGTCTGCGCGCTGATCAACTTCAGTGAGACCCTGCGCCCCAAAGACGTGCTGGAAACCCTGATGAACACCACCGGTATGATTGCCCTGTTGGTGTACCTGGTCATCGCCTTCTCGCAACTGCGCATGCGCCGCAAGCTGATCGCCGAGGGCAAGGAAGTGCGCCTTAAAATGTGGCTGTTCCCATGGCTGACTTACCTGGTGATCGCTTTCATCATCGCTGCCCTGGTGACCATGGCGTTCATGCCTGACTACCAGATTCTGGTGATCTCTACCGGCATCGCCGCTGCCCTGGTGGTAGCCATGGGCGTGGTCCACCAGATCCGCTCTGGCAAGCAGCAGCACTAA